Within Pantanalinema sp., the genomic segment GCGCGGCGGCAAGCTGTACGCCATGCTCGCCGCGGGCACCGACTCGGGCCTCGAAGGGTTGCTCTCCAAGTACGGCATCACCGCCCAGAAGGACCTGGTGGTCGATCCGCGCGCCAACCTCTTCGGCGACGCGGCCGCCCCGGTCATCCAGACCTACCCCAACCACGCCATCACCCAGGGCCTGCGCCCGACCATCTACCCGGCGGCGCGCTCGCTCGAGCTGGCCGAGAAGGCGCCCACCGGCGTCACGCTCACGAGCCTGGTCGAGTCCAGCGACGTGAGCTTCGGCAAGCGGAACCTCAAGGACCGCAGCGCCGAGTTCAACCCCTCGGTGGACAAGAAGGGCCCGCTCAAGCTCGCGGTGGCGGCCATCCTCGACGCCTCGGCATCGAGCAAGCCCACCCGCCTCTTGGCGGTCGGCAACGCCCAGTTCGCGGGCAACGGCTTCTACTCGGGAGCTGGCAACGGTGACTTCTTCCTGAACGGCGTCAACTGGCTCGCCGAGCAGGACAACCTGGTCTCGATCCCCCCCAAGACCAACGAGCCCAAGACCCTGTTCCTCACCGGCCAGCAGCAGAGCACCATCTTCCTGGCGACGGTGGCGGGTGCGCCCGCGGCGATGCTCCTTGCGGGTGGCTTCGTCTGGTGGCGCCGGAGGCGGTCGTGATGAACTGGAAGAGCACGCTCGCCCTCGCGGCGGTCGCCGGCGGCCTTCTGGGCTACGCCTACTTCGTCGAGGCCAAGAAGGACGCCCCGCCTGCCCAGGACGCCACCGAGGTCAAGCTCTGGGACGCCAAGAAGGACGCGAGCCTGAACCGGCTCGTCCTGACGGACGCCTCGGGATCGAAGGCCGAGTACCTGCGCAAGTCGGAGGCCGAGGGGTGGCGCTACGCCCCCCAGGCCACCCACTCGCTCGAGACGTTCAGCTGGGACAATCCCTACGAGAACCTGGCGGCCTTCACCGCCGACCGCAAGGTCGAGGACGCCGCCACGGACCTGTCGGTCTACGGCCTCGACAAGCCGACCCTCACGATGGCCCTGGGCGACGCCAAGAAGCCCGAGCGCTACAAGGTGCTGATCGGGGCCAAGAGCCCGATGGACGGCTCCTCGTACTACGTCAGGGTCAACGAGGACAAGGCCATCTATCAGGTCAGCTCCTGGAAGGTCGACTCCTGGCTCAAGCTGGTCTCGGCACCGCCGGTGGCGACCCCGTCGCCTGCCCCCGCGACCGGCTCGACGAAGGCCCCCTAGCCTCATGCACCACCGCCCCCCGGTTTTTCCGGGGGGCGGTGTCGTCTGAGGGGCCATGCATCAGGAGGGCGGCATGAAGCCGCCGTCTCCCATGGCAAGCACGTCGCGGAAGTTGAGGACCAGCTCGTCCGCGAGCCCGCCGTCGGTCGAAGGATCGAGCACGGCCTCGTGCACGTCGATCGAGTCGTAGGACGCCGCGATCCCGACGAACTCCTCCGGGGTCACCAGCTCCACGATGTCCGCGGGCGCGAGGTCGTAGGCGTTCACGAAGTCGCGGGCGCGATCGACGCTGGTGAAGAGAACGCCCATGGATTCTCCGTCGGACAGGGCCAACATGGTCAGGGAGTCGTCCTCGCCCAGAACCGTGAAGAGTTGCTCAATGTTCATCACCGTGCCCATGGCTCACCTCCCCCTGCTCTTTCTCGAGGGGTGAGTCTGTGCGATCGCTCGGCGGAAGTCACCAATCGAACGGGAGATTCGCGCGGGCGAAAGGCCCCTCGTCGCCGGGGGGCCCTTCGCTCGGACAAACCTACCAGAAACTCGTCTTGCCGCGCCGCGTCCCCGACTCGTGGGCGCGGCCGCGATCGGCGTACTGATCGCTGCGCAGCTCGTGAACCGGGCGCGACAAGCCCATGGTGCTCGCGCTGATTTCCTCTTCCTCCACGGGCGCGACGGGCTCGGGCTTCTGCTTCTTGAAGACCCGCTGGCCGAAGCAGACGCCGCAGAGACCGCGCGACATGTGATCGCTGAAAGCTTTGCCGCACTCGAGGCAGTTGGTCAACCCACCCAGCATCGACGCACCTCCTCTTCGCCTGAGTCAGGCATGCCCGCTCATTCTTCTTATCGACCCCGAGGCCCCGGGGCTTGAGTGCCCTGGGCAATAACCCTCGCTCCGTCCGCCGCGGGGCTCACGAACAGCGCGGCGACGCGCCCCGTCTCAGCATGGTAGCGCTCTACCACCTCGCGCCGGAAGGCCTCGAGGGCCGAGGCCGCCACCAGGCTCACGATGCAGCCGCCGAAGCCCGCCCCCGTGAGCCTCGCCCCCAGCACCCCCGGCAGGGCCTGGGCCAGGCCCACCAGGAGATCGAGCGCCGGGGTCGAGACCGCGTAGTCGTCCCTCAGGCTCCGGTGCGAGCGGTTCATCTGGGCTCCGAAAACGGCGAAATCGCCGGCTTCGAGGGCCGCCACGCTCGCGAGCACCCGCTCGTTCTCGGTGATGACGTGGCGGGCCCGGGCCCGGAGGGTCTCGGGCAGATCCGCCTCGACCGACGCAAAGTCGCCGGCGCTCACGTCGCGCAGGCTCGAGAGATCCGGCCTGGCGAGCAGGACCCCCAGGCGCTCGAGCGCCTCGCGGCACTCCTGGCGCCGCGCGTTGAACTGGGACTCCACCAGGCCTCGCTTGACGCCCGAGTCGACGATCGCGATGGAGAGGCCCCGCGCCTCGAGCCCCAGGGGCACGTTGCGATACGCCAGGCTGCGGCAATCGAGGAAGAGGGCGTGATCCCGCTCCCCCAGCGCCGAGACGAACTGGTCCATGATGCCGCACTGGACGCCCACGAACGCGTTCTCCGCGCGCTGCCCCAGCAAGGCGACCTCGCGCCCCCCCAGGCCCAGGCCGAAGGCGCGATCGAGCAGCGTGCCCGTGGCGACCTCCAGGGCCGCGCTCGAGCTGAGGCCCGCTCCGAGCGGCACGTCGCCCGAAAAGGCGATGTCCATGCCCCCGAGGCGGTGGCCCTGGTCCCGGAAGGCCTGGAAGACCCCGCGCACGTAGTTGCTCCAGCCGGCGGCAGCGGGCGAGGAGGGGACCCTTTCGATCGCGTCCAGGTCGAACGCATCGGCCTGCTGGAAGTTGTCGGCGTAGAGGCGTACCGTCCGGTCGCCCCTGTGGCGGGCGCCGAGCACCACCTCGCGGTCGATGGCCGCCGGAAAGACGAAGCCGTCGTTGTAGTCCGTGTGCTCGCCGATCAGGTTGACGCGCCCCGGGGCGCGCACCATCCAGTCGGGTGTCGCGCCGAAGTGCGCGCGAAAAGAGGCGTGGACCCGCTCGGTCTGCGACGAAGTCGTCTCGCTCATCGGTGGCTCCTCTTCAGGCCTGGTGGACGCGTCGGCCCGCCACGTAGGTGGCGCGGACCTCGAGGGCGCCGGACAGCACGACCAAATCCGCCCGGTAGCCCGGCGCGACCCGGCCCAGGTCCGAGAGCCCCAGCGAGCGGGCCGGCACGTCGCTCGCCATGGCGATCGCCTCGTGCAGGGGCACCCCCACCGTCCGGACCATGTTCCTCACGGCCCGATCCAGGGTGATGACCGAGCCCGCGATGGTCCCGTCCGCGAAGCGCGAGGTGCGGCCGTCGAGGAACGTCGTCTGCCCTCCGAGCTCGTATTCTCCGGGCGGCAGGCCCGTACCCCGGACCGCGTCCGAGACGAGCATCAGGCGCGAGGGGCCCTTGCAGCGGTAGGCGATGGTGAGGCCCGCCGGGTGGACGTGCTCGAGATCGGCGATCACCTCGGTGAAGAGCGCATCGCACACGAGGCCCGCTCCAAGCACCCCCGGCTCGCGGTGGTGGAAGCCCCGCTGGGCGTTGCACAGGTGGGTCAAGCGCGAGCTTCCGGCCTCCACGGCCGAGAGGACCTGGTCGTAGGTCGCATCGGTGTGGCCCACCGAGACCACCACCCCCGAGGCGACCAGCTCGCGGATCAGGCCGTCTGCCCCTTCGAGCTCTGGGGCGAGCGTCAGCAGGCGAATGGTCCCCGCGTGGCGCGAGAGCACCGCCCGGAGCTCCGGATCCCCCGTGGGGCGCAGGCACTCGGCGGGCTGGGCCCCCTTGTACCTGGGCGAGAGGAAGTTGCTCTCGAGGTGGGCGCCGAGGATCCGGGCCCCGGTCGGCTCGGCGGCCTTGGCCGCGCCGACGGCCGAAAGGATGCGATCGAGCAGGGTCGCCTCGCAGGCCACGGTGGTCGGCAGCCAGGCCGTCACCCCGTGCCGGGCGAGGTGCATGGAGATCGCGAAGAGCGCCTCGGGATTGGCGTCCATGGTGTCGAACGAGAGGCCGCCGTGGATGTGGGCGTCGATGAAGCCGGGCGCGATCAAGGCGCCCTCCACGTCGACGATCGAAACCCCTGAGGGGCGCGAAAGGGCCGTCCCCACCGCCTGGATGCGATCGCCCTCGATCAGGACCTCGGCCCCCTCCTGGATGCCCGCGGGGGTCGAGACGCTCCCGCCCGTCAACAGCGTCTTGGTCATGCCAGGGTCTCCTGTACCAGGCGAACGGTCATGCTCCATTCGCGCTCGCCCCTGGGCGGGATCACCCCGTGCGCGCGGTAGCGCCGGACGGCGAGCGCCAGGTCGTCCCCCGCCCCGATGCAAGGCTCGATGCCGAGATTGAAGTAGGGCGCCCGGTCCTCGCGGGGCGACCAAGCTCCCATGTTGAGCCAGAGGCCCAGGTGCGGGATGGTGAGCGGATCGTACTCGAAGCGCAGGGTCGAGCGCGTGGCCGGGTCGTGCAGGCCGACCCAGCCGCGCTCGGGTGAAGGACCGAAGAGCTTGACGGCGTAGCCCGCCTCGGGACCGGGAACGGTTGCGAGGTCCAGGTGCTGGAGGAGCGGCCAGCGCAGCGGTGCGCCGAGGTCGCCGAGCGCTGGATCCGAGGCGCCGAAGACGCGCAGGGGGGTCCCTTCCGGCAAGAGCAGCCGCATGCCCGGCGCGATCGCAAGCAGCGGGTGCGAGCTCCACACGAAGGGGAAGGGAAAGGGCGCGCGATTGATGACCCGGTAGGCCAGGCGCACCGCCGCGGCATCCGGCAAGAGGGTCAGCGTCCGCTCGAAGCGGTAGGGGAAGCGCACCCCGTCCACCCCCATGGCAAGCGAGAGGCCGTCGCGCCGACAGTCCCACGAGAGGCCCCACAGCTCACCGTGATCGGGGATCTCGACCCCCTGCCACGGCGCGCTGGGGAAGGCGCCCTCGGCGATCGCCGGGAAGCACTCGTCGAACCCGCCCGAGTCGTGATCCAGCACGTACGAGCTTCCGTAAGCCGGGGCGCGCAGGGGAAGAGCAGGGTTGCTCCAGAGCCACTCGCGCCCGGTGCTGCGGTCCACGAGGCTCGCGATCTTGCCCCCCGCCTCCGGGACGACCGACAGGCGCAGATGAGGGTTTTCGAGGTGGATCGGCTGAAGCGGGGCTGGCGCGGGTCGGGTCATCGGAAGCCTCGAGGTGGAAGCGGAACACCTCATTATAGCGGAAGACTCCCTCGACTCTTGCCCGGCGCGGCGCGGCGGCCTATGCTCGGCCCGGCTCGAACGCGAGCAGGAGGTAGGCGATGGCGCGAATCAAGGTCAAGTGGGCCAGCGAGAGCGACTTCAAGAGCTATCCCGAGATCGCCTGCGAACCCGGCTACTACCTCGACGTCCTGACGGGCGACATCTTTCGCAACGTTGGGCGCCCGTCCGATGCGAGCGTGCGCATCCTCGACGCGCACCCGGACAGCGCGGCGCTCTCGCGCAAGGCGTTCCTGCTGGTGAGCACTTCCACCCGGCAGAGCCTCGCGGAGATCCGGCGGCTGATCGGCGAGAAGTTCGGGGTGAGCCCCTCGGAGCTCGGAAAGCTGGTCCACAGCATCGAGTCATAAGCACGACGGCGCCCCCTTGAGGGGGCGCCGCACGGTCGAACGGGTTACTCGCCGTCGTCGCCGATGGAGCCGACAGGGCAGCCTTCGAGCGCTTCCTGGCAGGCCTGCTCCTCGTCGGGACCCACGGGCTGCTTGAAGACCACGTCGTGGCTACCGTCGTCGGAGAGCTTGAAGTTGTCCGGGGCGGCCGCTTCGCACGCGCCACAGACGATGCAGGTGTCATCGACGTAGTACTTGCCCGGGACGTTGTCCGGGAATGCTTGCGTCTTGTCAGCCATCTGGTCGGTCCCTTCTATGTTTCGCTAGAAATGTTCAGTGTTGGGGCGGATCTCGATTATACAACCTCCCCCACCAAATGCTATCCTTCGGTTAAAAAAGCGTTACCCCAGCTGACCGTCAGCCCGCGCTTACCAAGGAGGTCACCATGCCGGCCACCCTCGTTCAAGCCGTCGACGCCCTCGCCCCCGAGCTGATCGCGCACCGGCGCGAGTTCCACCGCCATCCCGAGCTGGGGTTCCAGGAGGTCCGCACCGCCCGGCGCCTGGTCGAGATCCTCGAAGGGTACGGCCTTTCGGTCGCGACGATGGTCGGAACGGGAGTGGTCGCCTGCATCGAGGGGGCAAGCCCGGGCAAGACCCTTCTCTTGCGCGCGGACATCGACGCCCTGCCGCTTCACGAGCTCTCCACCCACGATTACCGTTCGACGCACGACGGGGTGATGCACGCCTGCGGGCACGACGCCCACATGGCCATCCTGCTGGCGGTCGCCAAGATCCTCTGCGCTCGTCGAGACGAGTTCAAAGGCACGGTCAAGCTGGTCTTCCAGCCGGCCGAGGAGGGCCCCGGCGGCGCCAAGCCCATGATCGAGGCGGGGGTGATGGACCACCCCAAGGTGGATGCCGCCATCGGCTTCCACGTCTGGAACTCCCAGCCCGTTGGCATGGTCGGGGTGCGCTCGGGGCCCGTCATGGCCAACACCGACGAGTTCAAGCTCGTGATCGAGGGCAAGGGCGGCCACGGGGCCATGCCGCACCTCTCGGTGGATGCGATCACGGTCGCCGGGCAGGTGATCGGCGCGCTCCAGACCATCGTCTCGCGCAACGTCTCGCCCCTGGACTCGGCGGTGGTGACCCTCGGATCCATCCACGGCGGCCAGCGCCACAACATCATCGCCCAGACCGTCACCCTCACGGGCACGGTGCGCTCCTTCTCGCCGGCGGTGGGCAGCCTTTTGCCCCGGCGCATCGAGGAGGTCGTGGGCGGCATCACCCGTGCCATGGGAGCGACCTACCAGCTGGACTACCACCGGGTCTACCCCGCCACCGTCAACGATCCGGCCATGACCGAGCTGGTGCGCCAGGCTGCCGTCAAGGTGCTGGGTACGGACCACGTCGTCGAGGCCGAGCCCAGCATGGGCGGCGAGGACATGGCCTTCTTCCTCCAGGAAGTGCCCGGCTGCTACTTCTTCGTCGGGACGGCGAATCCCGAGAAGGGGCTCGACAACCCGCACCACCACCCCCGCTTCGACATCGACGAGGACGGGCTCGCCGTGGGCGCCAAGGTGGTTCTGCAGGCGGCCTTCGATTACCTGGGCGCCTAGCAGATCACCCGGCCGCCGTCGACCAGCAGCGTCTGCCCGGTCACGTAGGCGGAATCGTCGCTCGCGAAGTAGACCGCCGTCCGGGCGATGTCCTCGCTCAGGCCGAAGCGCTTGAGCGGAGTGCCCTGCTCGATGGCGTGCCGCTTCTCGGCCGAGAGTTCCGCCTGGATGCGGGTGTCCACGTAGCCGGGGGCGATCGCGTTGACCCGCACCTTGGGGGCGAGCTCGCGGGCGAAGGACTTGGTCAGCGAAATCACCGCCGCCTTGGAGGCGGCGTAGTGCATCGAGCTCTCGGCGCCCTCCACTCCGCGCATGGACGAGATGTTGACGATCACCCCGCCCTGGCGGGCCATCATCCCGCGGGCGACCGCCTGCGAGACCAGAAAGACGCCCTTGGCGTTGACGGCCATGACCCGGTCCCACATCTCGGGGGTGATGTCGAAGAGGGTCGCCCGCAGCACGATGCCGGCGTTGTTCACGAGCCGATCGACGGGCCCCAGCGCGGCCTCGGCCTGCTCGACCATCCGGCGGACCTCGATGGCGTCGGACACGTCGGCCTGCAGGGCGATCGCCCGGCGCCCCATGGCCGCGATCTCGGCCACGACGGCCTCGGCCGCTTCGCGGTCGTGGGCGTAGTTGATCGCCACGTCGCAGCCCTCTTCGGCGAAGGCCAGGGCGATGGCCTTGCCGATGCCGTGGTTCGCGCCGGTGACGAGCGCCGTGTGTCCCTGCAGTTTCATCGTGGCTCCTCTTCGGTGACGGGCTTTTCGCTGACGGATGCGTCCATTCGAGCGTATCATAGTCAGGATGATGCTCCCTGCACCTTACCGCAACAAGATCGTCCGCCCCGTCGGCCTGCCATCGCCCGCCGAGCGGCTGCGCCTCATCGAGGAAGCCGGCTACAACGTCGCCCGGTTGCCGAGCGTGGCCGTTCCCCTCGACCTGCTGACCGACTCGGGGCAGGCCGCCCTGAGCGATCGCCAGTGGAGCGCCATGGGGCGCGGCGACGAGGCCTACGCCGGCTCGCGCAGCTTCGCCGCCCTCGAAGCGAGCGTCTACGCGCGCTTCGGCCTGCCCTTCACCGTGCCGGCGCACCAGGGCCGAGCGGCCGAGAACCTGCTCGCCCAGCACCTCCTGAACCCCGGCACCCGGGTGTTCGGCAACGCCCTGCACGCGACCACCCGCCGCATCATCGCCCACGCCCAGGCCAGCTTCCACGAGGTCGGCGTCGCCTCGGCCTGGGACTTCGCGTCAAGCGCGGCCTTCAAGGGCGATCTCGACCTCGAGCGGCTCGAGGCCGCCCATGGCGAGGCGCACGCGCCGGGGGTGGTGTGGCTCGCCATGACGAGCGAGCCCATCGGCGGGCAGGCCGTGAGCCTCGCGAATCTGCGCCGCGTCAGCGCATGGGCCCGTTCACGCGGGCTCCCCGTGGTCGTGGACGCGAGCCGCCTGCACGAGAACGCCTGGACTATCCGCCGCCACGAGGCAGAAGCGGCGGATCTCGCCGCAGCCGTCATCGCCCGGCAAGTCGCCGCCTGCGCGGACTACCTCTACCTGAGCGGCAAGAAGGTGGGCCTCTCGAGCGTGGGGGGCCTCATCGCGACCGCGGACCGGGGCGCCATGGAGCGGCTGCGCAGGCACTGCATCGTCTTCGAGGGGATGCCCTTCTACGGCGGCATGGCCGGCCGGGACATGGAGGCGCTCGCCATCGGGCTCGAGGAGGCGTTCGACGATGCGGCCCTCTTTCACCGCGCCGCGCTCATCGCCCGGCTGGCCCAGCGCCTCTCGGAAGGCGGGGTGCCCCTCGTCACGCCAGCGGGCGGCCATGCCGTCTTCCTCGACGCGAGTCGCTTCGCGCCGGGCCTCGGCGCCACGGCCTCGGCGGCCATCACCGCCTGGCTGTACGTCATCTCGGGCGTGCGCACCGCAGCCGTGGACACCCTCGACGACCGGGGCCGGGAACGACGCCTGGTGCGGCTGGCCCTCCCCGCGCGCAGCCACGACGAGGCGCAGCTCGACTGGGCCGCGAGCGGGGTGCTCGCGCTCCACGCGCAGCGCGAGGCCCTGCCCCCCCTGTCGCTAGCGGGCACCTTCGAGGGCCTGCCTCCCGGCGAGCCTCGCTTCGCCCCCATCGACTCGAGCTTCGCGCCTCCGCGCCCGCTCACGGGCGCCACCGTCCCGTACCGCGCCAGGGTCGTCGAACTGACCCCACCGCTCTCGCGCGCCCAGCGAGAAGCCGCGCTCGAGCGAGCCGGCTACAACCTGTACCACCTGAGCGCGCAGGATGCCGCGATCGATTGCTTCACCGACAGCGGCACCAACGCCATGAGCGATCGCGCCTGGGGCGAGATGGTGGCCGCCGACGAGGCGTACCGGGGATCTGACGCCTACGCGCGCTTCGCTACGGCGGTGCGCGAGGCCTACGGCTACCCGCACGTCCTGCCCGCCCACCAGGGGCGAGGCGCCGAGGCCCTGCTCTCGGAGGCCCTCATCCGAGATGGGCGCGCCGTCGTCATCGGCAACCAGCCTTTCACCACGACCCAGACCCACATCCTGCGCTGCGGGGGGCGCTTCGTGGACGTGAGCCTCGAGGCGGCCTTCCGGCCCGGCGAGCCGCACCCCTTCAAGGGCGACGTGGACCTCGCCAGGCTGGAGGCGGCCATCCAGGAGCACGGCCCCGAGCGGATCGCCTA encodes:
- a CDS encoding DUF4340 domain-containing protein, with the translated sequence MNWKSTLALAAVAGGLLGYAYFVEAKKDAPPAQDATEVKLWDAKKDASLNRLVLTDASGSKAEYLRKSEAEGWRYAPQATHSLETFSWDNPYENLAAFTADRKVEDAATDLSVYGLDKPTLTMALGDAKKPERYKVLIGAKSPMDGSSYYVRVNEDKAIYQVSSWKVDSWLKLVSAPPVATPSPAPATGSTKAP
- a CDS encoding galactokinase, with translation MSETTSSQTERVHASFRAHFGATPDWMVRAPGRVNLIGEHTDYNDGFVFPAAIDREVVLGARHRGDRTVRLYADNFQQADAFDLDAIERVPSSPAAAGWSNYVRGVFQAFRDQGHRLGGMDIAFSGDVPLGAGLSSSAALEVATGTLLDRAFGLGLGGREVALLGQRAENAFVGVQCGIMDQFVSALGERDHALFLDCRSLAYRNVPLGLEARGLSIAIVDSGVKRGLVESQFNARRQECREALERLGVLLARPDLSSLRDVSAGDFASVEADLPETLRARARHVITENERVLASVAALEAGDFAVFGAQMNRSHRSLRDDYAVSTPALDLLVGLAQALPGVLGARLTGAGFGGCIVSLVAASALEAFRREVVERYHAETGRVAALFVSPAADGARVIAQGTQAPGPRGR
- the nagA gene encoding N-acetylglucosamine-6-phosphate deacetylase; this encodes MTKTLLTGGSVSTPAGIQEGAEVLIEGDRIQAVGTALSRPSGVSIVDVEGALIAPGFIDAHIHGGLSFDTMDANPEALFAISMHLARHGVTAWLPTTVACEATLLDRILSAVGAAKAAEPTGARILGAHLESNFLSPRYKGAQPAECLRPTGDPELRAVLSRHAGTIRLLTLAPELEGADGLIRELVASGVVVSVGHTDATYDQVLSAVEAGSSRLTHLCNAQRGFHHREPGVLGAGLVCDALFTEVIADLEHVHPAGLTIAYRCKGPSRLMLVSDAVRGTGLPPGEYELGGQTTFLDGRTSRFADGTIAGSVITLDRAVRNMVRTVGVPLHEAIAMASDVPARSLGLSDLGRVAPGYRADLVVLSGALEVRATYVAGRRVHQA
- a CDS encoding DUF5107 domain-containing protein, with the translated sequence MTRPAPAPLQPIHLENPHLRLSVVPEAGGKIASLVDRSTGREWLWSNPALPLRAPAYGSSYVLDHDSGGFDECFPAIAEGAFPSAPWQGVEIPDHGELWGLSWDCRRDGLSLAMGVDGVRFPYRFERTLTLLPDAAAVRLAYRVINRAPFPFPFVWSSHPLLAIAPGMRLLLPEGTPLRVFGASDPALGDLGAPLRWPLLQHLDLATVPGPEAGYAVKLFGPSPERGWVGLHDPATRSTLRFEYDPLTIPHLGLWLNMGAWSPREDRAPYFNLGIEPCIGAGDDLALAVRRYRAHGVIPPRGEREWSMTVRLVQETLA
- a CDS encoding ferredoxin, whose amino-acid sequence is MADKTQAFPDNVPGKYYVDDTCIVCGACEAAAPDNFKLSDDGSHDVVFKQPVGPDEEQACQEALEGCPVGSIGDDGE
- a CDS encoding amidohydrolase, coding for MPATLVQAVDALAPELIAHRREFHRHPELGFQEVRTARRLVEILEGYGLSVATMVGTGVVACIEGASPGKTLLLRADIDALPLHELSTHDYRSTHDGVMHACGHDAHMAILLAVAKILCARRDEFKGTVKLVFQPAEEGPGGAKPMIEAGVMDHPKVDAAIGFHVWNSQPVGMVGVRSGPVMANTDEFKLVIEGKGGHGAMPHLSVDAITVAGQVIGALQTIVSRNVSPLDSAVVTLGSIHGGQRHNIIAQTVTLTGTVRSFSPAVGSLLPRRIEEVVGGITRAMGATYQLDYHRVYPATVNDPAMTELVRQAAVKVLGTDHVVEAEPSMGGEDMAFFLQEVPGCYFFVGTANPEKGLDNPHHHPRFDIDEDGLAVGAKVVLQAAFDYLGA
- a CDS encoding 3-oxoacyl-ACP reductase family protein, which codes for MKLQGHTALVTGANHGIGKAIALAFAEEGCDVAINYAHDREAAEAVVAEIAAMGRRAIALQADVSDAIEVRRMVEQAEAALGPVDRLVNNAGIVLRATLFDITPEMWDRVMAVNAKGVFLVSQAVARGMMARQGGVIVNISSMRGVEGAESSMHYAASKAAVISLTKSFARELAPKVRVNAIAPGYVDTRIQAELSAEKRHAIEQGTPLKRFGLSEDIARTAVYFASDDSAYVTGQTLLVDGGRVIC
- a CDS encoding tryptophanase, producing MLPAPYRNKIVRPVGLPSPAERLRLIEEAGYNVARLPSVAVPLDLLTDSGQAALSDRQWSAMGRGDEAYAGSRSFAALEASVYARFGLPFTVPAHQGRAAENLLAQHLLNPGTRVFGNALHATTRRIIAHAQASFHEVGVASAWDFASSAAFKGDLDLERLEAAHGEAHAPGVVWLAMTSEPIGGQAVSLANLRRVSAWARSRGLPVVVDASRLHENAWTIRRHEAEAADLAAAVIARQVAACADYLYLSGKKVGLSSVGGLIATADRGAMERLRRHCIVFEGMPFYGGMAGRDMEALAIGLEEAFDDAALFHRAALIARLAQRLSEGGVPLVTPAGGHAVFLDASRFAPGLGATASAAITAWLYVISGVRTAAVDTLDDRGRERRLVRLALPARSHDEAQLDWAASGVLALHAQREALPPLSLAGTFEGLPPGEPRFAPIDSSFAPPRPLTGATVPYRARVVELTPPLSRAQREAALERAGYNLYHLSAQDAAIDCFTDSGTNAMSDRAWGEMVAADEAYRGSDAYARFATAVREAYGYPHVLPAHQGRGAEALLSEALIRDGRAVVIGNQPFTTTQTHILRCGGRFVDVSLEAAFRPGEPHPFKGDVDLARLEAAIQEHGPERIAYLNLGVTVNASGGQPVRLSNLEAVKAIADRHGLPLYLDATRAVENAWFIREREEGMGGRTIADLLRAIAACADGVTVSAKKDLMTNIGGFLALRDPAVAERAWRISERLVGYPASGGLANRDLLAMACGIAEMRDDATVTHRILQVKELGERLLAAGLPVIAPIGGHAVFVDAEAFLPHLGRQAHPGHALAAALYLESGVRGMMVKGQFEGRKGVELLRIALPRRVYGPSHLDSIARALVALNDRATRIPGLSLESEPAALRATLSRFCPLPPAPRWGGVGGG